One Narcine bancroftii isolate sNarBan1 chromosome 3, sNarBan1.hap1, whole genome shotgun sequence DNA window includes the following coding sequences:
- the pgp gene encoding glycerol-3-phosphate phosphatase translates to MATGSVRLAGPLCSQVLASVDALLFDCDGVLWKGECPIPGAADLVNRLQESGKRVFFLTNNSSKGRGLYVEKLRRLGFQTRPDHVFGTATCAALYLRQETQLCGSVYLVGSAALRGELLGHGIACSGAGAGPEPNPVGGPAHWAAEPLDPAVAAVLVGFDEHFSYLKLCRASRYLRDPACLFLATNTDTLLPLEAGGVPGTGCLVKAVEAASNRTAYVIGKPNDFMFKCIVKEHGIDPDRTIMVGDRLDTDILMGSNCGLRTILALTGVSSLEEIRANQESDSPECHKLVPTYYVNSVADLLPGLEGQIST, encoded by the exons ATGGCTACCGGCTCCGTCCGCCTGGCCGGGCCTCTGTGCTCGCAGGTGCTGGCCTCGGTGGACGCGCTACTGTTTGACTGCGACGGCGTGCTGTGGAAGGGGGAGTGCCCGATCCCCGGCGCTGCGGATCTGGTGAACCGGCTGCAGGAGAGCGGCAAGCGGGTCTTCTTCCTGACCAACAACAGCAGCAAGGGCCGCGGGCTCTACGTGGAGAAGCTGCGGCGCCTCGGCTTCCAGACGCGCCCCGACCACGTCTTCGGCACCGCGACCTGCGCTGCGCTCTACCTGCGGCAGGAGACCCAGCTCTGCGGCTCCGTCTACCTGGTCGGCAGCGCGGCCCTGCGCGGCGAGCTACTCGGCCACGGCATCGCGTGTTCGGGGGCAGGCGCCGGGCCCGAGCCCAACCCCGTCGGCGGGCCCGCGCACTGGGCGGCCGAGCCCCTCGACCCCGCCGTGGCCGCCGTCCTCGTGGGCTTCGACGAGCACTTCAGCTACCTGAAGCTGTGCCGGGCCTCTCGCTACCTGCGGGATCCCGCCTGCCTCTTCCTGGCCACCAACACCGACACCCTGCTACCCCTGGAGGCTGGCGGTGTTCCGG GCACAGGGTGCTTGGTGAAGGCAGTTGAAGCAGCGTCAAATCGCACTGCCTACGTCATCGGCAAGCCCAATGATTTCATGTTTAAGTGCATCGTAAAAGAGCACGGCATTGACCCAGACAGGACAATCATGGTGGGAGACCGGCTGGACACTGACATTCTTATGGGGTCAAACTGCGGCCTCCGCACCATTCTGGCCCTGACTGGGGTCTCCAGCCTGGAAGAGATAAGGGCAAATCAGGAAAGTGATTCCCCAGAATGCCACAAATTGGTCCCAACCTACTATGTGAATAGTGTGGCTGACTTACTCCCAGGACTTGAAGGACAGATCAGCACCTAA